GCTGAACTTGAGGCGCTCGGACATCTGGTCGAAGTCGAGCTTCGTCTTCTTCAGGTCCACCCCGGAAGACTCCATGTGCTCGATGGTGCTCTCGATCATCGACACCGTCTGGCGCTTCACCAGCGTGGGGGGGACGTCGAACCGGTTGCGTTCGTCGAGCGCCTTGCGGAGCTGCTCGTCCGCCGCCTGCCGCGCCTTCCCCTCGGCCTCCGCCTCGAGGCGCTCCCGCATCCTCTTCCGCAGCTCCTCCACGTTCTCCGCCCCGAACTGCTTCGCGAAGCCGTCGTCGAGATCGGGGAGCTTCCGCTCGCGGACCCCGGTCACCTTCACCTCGAACGACACGGTCTTCCCGGCGTATTTCGGCACGGGATGCGTCACCGGGAAGGCCACCTCGAAGGAGCGCTCTTCGCCCGCGGCGACGCCGATCATCCGGTCCTCGAACTCCTGCCCGAACGGGATGCCGTTGGAGAGGACGATCACCACCTTCTCGTTCTCGTCCACCGTCTCCCCGCCCGAGGTCGCCTTGAACGAGAACTCCGCCAGGTCGCCGCGCGCGGCCTTCCGCCCCTCCTCCTCCGGCTGGAACCGCGCGTACGGGGTCCGCAAACGCTCGACCGCCGCCGCGACCTCCTCGTCGGTCACCTTCGGCCGCTCCTTGACGACGGGGATCCCCTTGTAGTCCTTCGCCTCCACGTCGGGCACCACCTCGACGGTGACGGAGAACCGGAAGTCCTGCCCCGAGACCGCCTTGCCGGCGTCCACCTCGCCCAGGGAAAGGATCTTGATGTCCTTTTCCTTCACCACGTCCGAGAGCGTCTCCCGCACCAGCCGGTCCGAAAGGTCGGACTCGACCGAATCCCTGAACATGCGCTTCACCATGTCGAGCGGGGCCTTCCCCCGGCGGAACCCCTTGAGCGGCACCTCTTTCCGGATCTCCGCGAACTGCTCCTCGACCCGGCGGGTGATATCCTCCGCGGGGATCTCCACCGAGATCTTCCTCTCCGTTCCCGATACGGCCTCGACGTTCGTTTTCATCGTTCCTTTTGCCTTTCCTGGTTTCTATTAGATACCGATCCGCCGGTTCCTGGTGCGAGAGGAGGGACTTGAACCCTCACGGTTGCCCACCGGATCCTAAGTCCGGCGCGTCTGCCATTCCGCCACTCTCGCACATGCGGAAGGAGCCGAAACGGATACTTTAATCGATTCTGCCTACAGGATCAACGGTCCGGGGAGGGCGGCTTTTCCGGCAGGAAGAGCTCCTCGACGGCGGAGGCCTCCTGGTCGAACTGCATTCCGAAGATGTACTGTCCCGGGGCGGTTTCGGAGCCGCGGAACCAGGCCACGGTCCCCTGCACCCGGATCGGCGGCCTCCCCTCCGGGAGGATCGTGGCGTCGATCCGGTTCTGGTGGACCATCAGGGTGTCGTACATGATGTGGATGCCGTCGGGAGCGATGCGCGGCGTGACCACCGACATCCCCTTGGGGGAGATGTCCTTGACCGTGCCGGTGACCGGGGTCGAGACGCGCCTGGGGTCCTTCCCGCTGCGGACGGTGAAGACAACGGTAGCCACTGGGAAGTATCGCTCCTTCCTTCGCCTGTCCTTGCCGAACAGGTTCATCCGGCGGTTTCTTCCTTCTTCTCCTCGTCGAGGCGCCGCAGCCCTTCCATCATGAGCTGCATCTCGTCCATCTCGATCGTGCGGAGCTTCGTGGACTGCCCGTGCGCGATGGTGAAGGGCCCTTCCTGCCAGCGCAGCATCTCGTAGAAGGCGGCTTCCCCCGACACGGGACCCCGCTCCGCGTGACGGATGCGACCGTTCTCGAAATAGATCCTCCCTTCGCCCGCCGGTCCCTTGACGCTGACGCAGGCGGTCTTCAAGCCCAGGTGGAGGGTCTGCACGATGTCGGGGATTCCGAGGTTCTTGAGGTCCCCGACGACCCCCGTCGGCTGGGTCGCCCCCCCCTTCCTCCACTTCGAGTCCCTGCGGATGATGTTCCGGATGCGGGCGGCCAGGACTTTCAGGTCCACCGGCTTGACGAGGAAGTCCTCGG
This region of Thermodesulfobacteriota bacterium genomic DNA includes:
- the tig gene encoding trigger factor, whose amino-acid sequence is MKTNVEAVSGTERKISVEIPAEDITRRVEEQFAEIRKEVPLKGFRRGKAPLDMVKRMFRDSVESDLSDRLVRETLSDVVKEKDIKILSLGEVDAGKAVSGQDFRFSVTVEVVPDVEAKDYKGIPVVKERPKVTDEEVAAAVERLRTPYARFQPEEEGRKAARGDLAEFSFKATSGGETVDENEKVVIVLSNGIPFGQEFEDRMIGVAAGEERSFEVAFPVTHPVPKYAGKTVSFEVKVTGVRERKLPDLDDGFAKQFGAENVEELRKRMRERLEAEAEGKARQAADEQLRKALDERNRFDVPPTLVKRQTVSMIESTIEHMESSGVDLKKTKLDFDQMSERLKFSAERSVRVGLLIDAIARQESLDVPYSEIEEEMKRMAEREGTPFEKVRERHGDEKEMDALRDRLLERKVMNFLLDHAEVKEEVAE
- a CDS encoding PilZ domain-containing protein, producing MNLFGKDRRRKERYFPVATVVFTVRSGKDPRRVSTPVTGTVKDISPKGMSVVTPRIAPDGIHIMYDTLMVHQNRIDATILPEGRPPIRVQGTVAWFRGSETAPGQYIFGMQFDQEASAVEELFLPEKPPSPDR